One genomic segment of Mycolicibacterium chubuense NBB4 includes these proteins:
- a CDS encoding DUF3618 domain-containing protein, with protein sequence MADRDPDTIKAEIDQAREQLAVTVDSLAARANPRRLADDLKAGVVRFVKQPPVAISLAGVGVIVVVLTVRRMRQP encoded by the coding sequence GTGGCGGACCGGGATCCCGACACCATCAAGGCCGAGATCGATCAGGCGCGCGAACAGCTGGCGGTGACCGTCGACTCGCTGGCGGCCAGGGCCAATCCGCGCAGGCTCGCCGACGACCTCAAGGCGGGCGTGGTGCGCTTCGTCAAGCAGCCGCCCGTGGCGATCTCACTGGCCGGGGTGGGTGTCATCGTGGTCGTGTTGACCGTGCGCCGGATGCGGCAACCCTGA
- the bcp gene encoding thioredoxin-dependent thiol peroxidase, protein MPLTPRLEVGDKAPAFSLPDADGNTVKLSDFAGRKVIVYFYPAASTPGCTKEACDFRDNLAELNDAGLDVVGISPDKPEKLAKFRDKEQLTFPLLSDPDRKVLEAWGAYGEKTMYGKTVQGVIRSTFVVDENSKIALAQYNIRATGHVAKLRRDLSV, encoded by the coding sequence ATGCCGCTGACTCCGCGACTCGAAGTGGGCGACAAGGCGCCCGCTTTCAGCCTCCCCGACGCCGACGGCAACACCGTCAAGCTCTCCGATTTCGCAGGGCGCAAGGTGATCGTGTACTTCTACCCCGCCGCCTCGACGCCGGGATGCACCAAGGAGGCCTGCGACTTCCGCGACAACCTCGCCGAACTCAACGACGCCGGCCTCGACGTCGTCGGCATCTCCCCCGACAAGCCGGAGAAGCTCGCCAAGTTCCGGGACAAGGAGCAACTGACCTTTCCGCTGCTGTCGGACCCCGACCGCAAGGTGCTCGAGGCGTGGGGCGCCTACGGTGAGAAGACGATGTACGGCAAGACCGTGCAGGGCGTCATCCGTTCGACCTTCGTGGTCGACGAGAACAGCAAGATCGCGCTGGCGCAGTACAACATTCGTGCCACCGGCCACGTCGCCAAGTTACGTCGCGACCTGTCCGTCTGA